One genomic region from Sphingobacterium sp. UGAL515B_05 encodes:
- the coaE gene encoding dephospho-CoA kinase (Dephospho-CoA kinase (CoaE) performs the final step in coenzyme A biosynthesis.), which yields MKIGITGGIGSGKTFICQLFKAMAVPVYNADEEAKKLMNTDLRIKARLIAEFGEETYKNGKLDRAFLAEQIFSDKAKLELVNSIVHPIVIQAAKDWAEQQKSRYSLKEAALLFESGSYKDLDYTILVTAPLPIRVKRVMERDAVTEEQVMERINKQLSDEEKLKLADFVIINDGTTPLLPQVWTLHQKFLK from the coding sequence ATGAAGATTGGAATAACAGGCGGAATTGGGTCAGGTAAGACATTTATCTGTCAGCTTTTTAAAGCCATGGCTGTACCTGTTTATAATGCTGATGAGGAAGCCAAGAAGCTAATGAATACCGATTTGCGGATCAAAGCACGCTTGATTGCGGAGTTCGGCGAAGAGACCTATAAGAATGGGAAACTGGATCGGGCTTTTTTGGCTGAACAGATATTCTCCGACAAGGCGAAGCTCGAACTTGTGAACAGCATTGTACACCCCATCGTTATTCAGGCGGCAAAGGACTGGGCCGAACAGCAAAAGTCACGTTATTCACTCAAAGAGGCTGCTTTGCTTTTTGAAAGTGGGTCCTACAAAGATCTTGATTATACCATACTGGTTACTGCGCCTTTACCCATACGCGTTAAACGTGTCATGGAGCGTGATGCTGTTACTGAGGAACAGGTCATGGAGCGAATTAATAAGCAACTATCTGACGAAGAAAAATTAAAATTGGCAGACTTCGTCATCATTAATGATGGAACCACTCCGCTATTACCGCAGGTGTGGACTTTGCATCAAAAGTTTCTAAAATAA
- a CDS encoding DUF1573 domain-containing protein, with amino-acid sequence MKNFGKYSVLALSTVLLFSCGNAQKGKEEGTKTATETAAADSLSKAAAQLGKVEFEESAFDFGQVKEGAQVKHTFVLKNSGDAPVIISKVTASCGCTQPEFSKSPILPGGKSEIHVTFNSEGQVGKQQKIITVQSNASNGLTTVQLKGEVLAK; translated from the coding sequence ATGAAAAACTTTGGGAAATATTCAGTTTTAGCGTTGTCGACAGTACTTTTATTTTCTTGCGGAAATGCACAAAAGGGAAAGGAAGAAGGAACCAAGACAGCGACTGAAACAGCAGCTGCAGATAGCCTTTCTAAGGCAGCAGCACAATTGGGAAAAGTAGAATTTGAAGAGTCTGCATTTGATTTCGGTCAGGTAAAGGAAGGCGCACAGGTAAAACATACCTTTGTGTTGAAAAATTCGGGTGACGCGCCTGTTATTATCTCGAAAGTGACTGCTTCATGTGGTTGTACACAGCCTGAGTTTTCGAAAAGTCCTATTTTGCCGGGTGGAAAATCTGAGATCCATGTAACTTTCAATAGTGAAGGACAAGTTGGTAAACAGCAGAAGATCATTACGGTTCAATCGAATGCCTCTAATGGCCTGACGACAGTGCAGCTAAAAGGCGAAGTATTAGCAAAATAA
- a CDS encoding Glu/Leu/Phe/Val family dehydrogenase, translating to MSTSQNSIFELMSQSGHQNLFFCNDELVGLKAIVAIHDTTLGPAIGGVRMLPYESTEEAIEDALRLSKAITYKSAITGLNLGGGSAVIIGNSRLDKSEVLLRRLGQFIEGLNGNFIASLDVGTTQRDLEHIYTETDHVAGLPKAIHGSGVGDPSIFAAQGVYFGIKACLKELYGSENVAGKKVIVHGVGGVGERLIAMLREENARVYVSDITEEKMLKVAAKYKAEPIPYGEVFDHEFDVYSPCALGGTVNPESAQKMQCKIIAGSANNQLKDEHVTSSILHERGILYAPDYLINAGALIGCYSEIQNYGVDHTEFVIKNIYNATRDVLKKSKEENISTFEAANRIAEKRIQDIKKIKR from the coding sequence ATGTCAACATCTCAAAATTCTATTTTTGAATTGATGAGCCAGTCTGGCCATCAAAACTTATTTTTCTGTAATGATGAATTGGTGGGCTTGAAAGCTATCGTTGCGATCCATGATACAACCTTAGGGCCAGCGATAGGAGGGGTTCGTATGTTACCTTACGAAAGTACAGAAGAAGCTATTGAGGATGCTTTACGTTTATCCAAGGCCATTACGTATAAATCAGCCATCACTGGATTGAATTTAGGCGGTGGTAGTGCTGTTATTATTGGGAATAGCCGTTTGGACAAATCTGAGGTTTTATTGCGCCGTTTGGGCCAGTTTATTGAAGGATTGAATGGAAATTTCATTGCTTCTTTGGATGTAGGTACCACACAACGCGATTTAGAACATATTTATACCGAAACTGACCATGTTGCTGGTTTACCAAAAGCAATTCATGGCAGTGGTGTCGGTGATCCTTCAATCTTTGCAGCTCAGGGTGTTTATTTTGGTATAAAAGCCTGTTTAAAGGAATTGTACGGATCGGAAAATGTTGCTGGTAAAAAAGTTATTGTGCATGGCGTCGGTGGAGTTGGTGAGCGTTTAATTGCCATGTTACGTGAAGAGAATGCGCGTGTATATGTCAGCGATATTACGGAAGAAAAAATGTTGAAAGTAGCGGCCAAGTACAAAGCTGAGCCAATACCTTACGGTGAAGTATTTGATCACGAATTTGACGTATATTCTCCCTGTGCATTAGGTGGTACGGTAAATCCAGAATCCGCGCAGAAAATGCAATGTAAAATTATTGCCGGTTCGGCGAATAATCAATTGAAAGACGAACATGTTACAAGTTCTATCCTTCATGAAAGAGGTATATTATACGCCCCTGACTATTTGATCAACGCCGGTGCATTAATTGGCTGTTATTCAGAAATTCAAAATTATGGCGTAGATCACACTGAATTTGTGATCAAAAATATTTATAATGCGACTAGAGACGTATTGAAAAAATCAAAAGAAGAGAATATTTCTACTTTTGAAGCGGCTAATCGCATCGCGGAGAAGCGTATCCAAGATATTAAAAAAATCAAGAGATAG
- the nusB gene encoding transcription antitermination factor NusB — MLNRRHLRVKVVQTLYAYSLSEDKDIKTFEKALLKNVDEVYEMYMWTLNLLDEVSDYVLIDAEGRANKFLPTEKDLSLTTKLSTNTFIESLRQNPQYGEGVKKYKISWSFDPEIVRTVFLQLKDSEAYLEYLQQEDRSIGTEKDIIKHIFKKIILKSPVIEQVFEEKFINWPVDKEVLQALIAKTFKNFSSEDPRKNKLAEITQNWNDDSDYIIGLLGKTIRNTNEYQKLISEKTKNWESDRIALMDTLLMRMAICELVNFPSIPVKVTINEYIEISKVFSTLKSNTFINGILDKILNDLNQQGRIQKAGRGLKD, encoded by the coding sequence ATGTTAAACAGGAGACACCTGAGGGTAAAAGTAGTGCAAACGCTTTATGCGTACAGTCTTTCAGAAGATAAAGACATCAAAACATTTGAGAAAGCACTATTAAAAAATGTGGATGAAGTTTATGAGATGTATATGTGGACACTGAATCTTTTAGATGAAGTATCTGATTATGTCTTAATAGATGCAGAGGGTAGGGCTAATAAGTTTTTACCAACTGAAAAAGACTTGTCTTTAACGACCAAGTTAAGTACAAACACTTTTATTGAGTCATTGAGACAAAATCCACAATATGGAGAAGGTGTCAAAAAATATAAGATTTCCTGGAGCTTTGATCCGGAGATCGTGCGTACTGTATTTTTGCAGTTAAAGGACTCTGAAGCTTATTTGGAGTACTTGCAACAAGAAGATCGCTCGATCGGTACGGAAAAGGATATCATCAAGCATATCTTTAAAAAGATCATCTTAAAATCGCCGGTTATTGAGCAGGTTTTTGAAGAAAAATTCATCAACTGGCCGGTAGATAAAGAAGTATTGCAAGCTTTGATCGCGAAGACTTTTAAGAATTTTAGTTCTGAAGATCCACGTAAAAATAAACTTGCAGAAATTACGCAAAACTGGAATGATGATAGCGACTATATTATTGGATTGTTGGGTAAAACAATCCGCAATACAAATGAGTATCAAAAGCTTATCTCGGAGAAAACCAAGAATTGGGAATCAGATCGTATTGCTTTAATGGATACATTGTTGATGCGTATGGCAATATGTGAGTTGGTTAATTTTCCATCAATTCCTGTGAAAGTAACAATAAATGAGTATATTGAAATTTCTAAGGTATTCAGTACATTGAAAAGTAATACATTTATTAATGGTATCTTAGATAAAATATTGAACGATCTGAATCAACAGGGACGAATCCAGAAGGCAGGTCGGGGTTTAAAAGATTAA
- a CDS encoding BtrH N-terminal domain-containing protein: MKNLRPFDGQHCETTATGTLLAHIGIELSEPMLFGLGEGLSFIYWKMKTMDFPFLGGRIKPDLLTQHICKNLGLKLSVHETSSKVKAWQAVKQLLDGGQPVGLKLDAYHLEYFTKPFHFAGHYVAIYGYDHDNAYLVDTRQQGGSVRTSLASLALARAEKGPMASKNLYYTIAGTGGDLDLKEVLIAAMVNNAKEYLAPPISNISYKGILKTAEELTKWYKTSHAIESEFKMAANLMEKAGTGGAMFRNLYRDFIKESYDLLGIEQIAAVHHEFVQIALLWTSLSELFSKIAETASFDDVQQASEIFRTLATKEKNAMEILLSLR; encoded by the coding sequence ATGAAAAATCTTAGACCATTTGATGGACAGCATTGTGAAACAACGGCAACAGGTACATTACTTGCCCATATAGGCATTGAACTTTCCGAGCCGATGCTTTTTGGACTGGGGGAAGGCCTCAGTTTTATTTATTGGAAAATGAAAACCATGGATTTTCCATTTTTAGGCGGACGAATAAAACCAGATCTCCTGACGCAGCATATCTGCAAAAATCTCGGTCTAAAGCTCAGTGTTCATGAAACTTCTTCAAAAGTAAAAGCTTGGCAGGCTGTAAAACAGCTCTTGGATGGGGGGCAACCGGTAGGCTTAAAACTCGATGCCTATCACCTGGAATATTTTACAAAACCCTTTCATTTTGCGGGTCATTATGTAGCAATTTATGGTTATGACCATGATAATGCCTATTTAGTGGATACGAGGCAGCAGGGTGGAAGCGTACGTACATCTCTAGCTAGTTTGGCGCTAGCCAGGGCAGAGAAGGGGCCTATGGCGTCTAAAAATCTGTATTACACGATAGCAGGTACTGGCGGGGATTTGGACCTGAAAGAGGTGCTGATTGCTGCAATGGTCAATAATGCAAAGGAATATCTTGCACCGCCCATCAGCAACATTTCATATAAAGGAATTTTGAAAACTGCTGAGGAATTGACCAAATGGTACAAGACGAGCCATGCGATTGAAAGTGAGTTTAAAATGGCTGCAAATTTGATGGAAAAGGCAGGTACTGGGGGCGCTATGTTTCGAAATCTATATCGTGACTTTATTAAAGAAAGTTATGATCTGCTCGGAATAGAGCAGATCGCCGCGGTTCATCATGAGTTTGTGCAGATTGCATTATTGTGGACATCCTTGTCGGAATTGTTTAGTAAAATTGCGGAGACAGCCAGTTTTGATGATGTGCAGCAGGCATCAGAAATTTTCAGAACTCTTGCCACAAAAGAGAAAAATGCAATGGAAATATTGCTGTCTTTAAGATGA
- the yajC gene encoding preprotein translocase subunit YajC: MNTVLLQAAGGAGYGQLIMMVGLVVVFYFFMIRPQMKKQKDHKKYIEQLGVNSKVVTTAGIHGRIVEVSDTTFLVDVGSGVKIRFDKSAIALDASKAVNNTEKSAS; this comes from the coding sequence ATGAATACAGTATTATTACAAGCAGCAGGTGGCGCCGGTTATGGTCAACTGATAATGATGGTTGGTCTAGTTGTGGTATTTTATTTCTTCATGATCAGACCACAGATGAAAAAGCAAAAAGACCATAAGAAATATATTGAGCAATTAGGTGTAAATTCAAAGGTGGTAACTACAGCTGGTATTCATGGCCGTATTGTAGAAGTATCAGACACGACTTTCTTAGTAGACGTAGGTTCGGGTGTAAAAATCCGTTTTGATAAATCAGCAATTGCTTTAGATGCTTCTAAAGCTGTTAACAACACGGAGAAGAGCGCTTCTTAA